The genomic region AACCGAGGTGGGGCTGCTCGCTTTCATGGTGTTCTACACCCTGCGCCCGCTGATTGCATTCCCCGCCATCTTCCTCACCGCGCTTTCCGGGTACTTGTTCGGGCCGTTTTGGGGAACACTCATTGCGCTGGCCGGCAACAACGCCTCGGGGATGATTGGCTACTTCCTGGGGCGTTTTTTCGGGCGCGCATTCCTTGAATCAGACGCCTTTGAACGCATCTCGCTCTATCTCAACGCACTCCGACGCCGCACCTTTGAAACGATTCTCATCATGCGTTTTATGGTCTTTCCCCAAGACCTCCTTGATTATCTCGCCGGTTTTCTACATCTTTCGTTCCCCGCTTACGCACTGGCAACCTTCCTTGGCTCCATTCCCGGCACCATCAGCATCGCCTGGCTTGGGGCTTCCATCGAAGGCGAATTTCGCGGATTTGTCCCCCGGTTCAATCCATGGTTGCTAATTCCATCCTTTCTCATGCTTGCCATCAGCTTGGCGGCAGCCCGTTTTGTACGCCAACGCGCCGAGCGGCTCATCCCCCCTTCGGAAGAAACTTGAACCGTTTGCCACCATGGCCGCCTTTGAGTAGAATGAAGGCGTAAGAGCCAAACCGTCATCGTCTGACACACCTCAGCACCCAATGAAGGGGCCTGCTGGGGTTTTTTTGTTTGAAAGGCATATGCAAACAGCACGCTTAACACGTGATTTTTTCGACCGAGACACCGTTGTCGTTGCCCGTGACCTTCTGGGGCGCATCCTGGTTCGACGCTTTCCAGATGGCACAGTCGCCCGCTTGCGCATCGTCGAAACCGAAGCCTACACACCCGACGGCGATACAGCCAACCACGCCAGCCGCGGCCCTACGCCACGCACCGCGCCCATGTTCGGGCCGCCGGGACACGCCTACGTGTACATGATTTATGGCAAGTACCATTGTTTCAACATTGTCACGGAGGGCGTGGGACAAGGCGCCGCAGTGCTCATTCGCGCCGCTGAACCGCTGGAAGGCGTCGAAATCCTGGAACGCCATCGCCCGGTACGTCGGCGCTACGACCTCACCAACGGTCCCGGCAAACTCTGCATCGCCCTCAACATTGACCGTTCATTCACCGGGCATGATTGCATCACAAGCCGGCATCTCTGGTTTGAAGAAGGCGCTCCCATCCCCGACGACCACGTCGCCCGGACGCCACGCATTGGGATTGACTATGCCGCCGAACATGACCGGTTGGCATTGAAACGCATGTTCATCAAATCAAATCCATGGGTGTCAAAATGACTCAAAACGCATATATCGTTTTCGGCGAAAAAGGCGCTCGCGAAGCCGCCGCCCACCAAGCTATCACTGTTGTC from Ardenticatena maritima harbors:
- a CDS encoding DNA-3-methyladenine glycosylase; protein product: MQTARLTRDFFDRDTVVVARDLLGRILVRRFPDGTVARLRIVETEAYTPDGDTANHASRGPTPRTAPMFGPPGHAYVYMIYGKYHCFNIVTEGVGQGAAVLIRAAEPLEGVEILERHRPVRRRYDLTNGPGKLCIALNIDRSFTGHDCITSRHLWFEEGAPIPDDHVARTPRIGIDYAAEHDRLALKRMFIKSNPWVSK
- a CDS encoding TVP38/TMEM64 family protein, with the translated sequence MNESKIALNNSKSLWQRHRSRIIAFFFWGAAIFTYWGIAARNGLHPAETAHLLAKWVRETEVGLLAFMVFYTLRPLIAFPAIFLTALSGYLFGPFWGTLIALAGNNASGMIGYFLGRFFGRAFLESDAFERISLYLNALRRRTFETILIMRFMVFPQDLLDYLAGFLHLSFPAYALATFLGSIPGTISIAWLGASIEGEFRGFVPRFNPWLLIPSFLMLAISLAAARFVRQRAERLIPPSEET